The proteins below are encoded in one region of Levilactobacillus namurensis:
- a CDS encoding CsbD family protein: MSLDDKIDSTKDKVSGKAKEVEGKVTNDKAREAEGKGQGILGKAKDKLSDAKDAVKDTVDDVKEKLDKDDK, from the coding sequence AGATTGATAGCACCAAAGATAAGGTAAGTGGAAAAGCTAAAGAAGTTGAAGGCAAGGTTACGAACGACAAGGCCCGTGAAGCTGAAGGTAAGGGTCAAGGCATTCTAGGTAAGGCTAAAGATAAACTGTCAGATGCCAAAGATGCTGTTAAAGATACGGTTGATGACGTAAAGGAAAAGTTAGATAAAGACGATAAATAA